The following coding sequences lie in one Pogoniulus pusillus isolate bPogPus1 chromosome 29, bPogPus1.pri, whole genome shotgun sequence genomic window:
- the BPIFB2 gene encoding BPI fold-containing family B member 2 gives MGRVNKTKGPAGGPAASPLPAPAPPARVQKAAAALGSPRQEEAELQDGQAQQHRYSCARKLGSRGGLAPAARGGSAGLAPTAGGLAEVPTWLAGCPASSQRDSDSTGAEAAKLCTLSVLLSLLAPAQPNRSPDCGGILTPSGLSYFAEVSKPHTEAVLRQQLVADSDLFVSPSKPSRNQVTSVNVSRLALSLVPHAGLRLSIDADLGISSALSPSRVVKLSILADLHVEMNLEGNMELVTSSCKPTVEGTGSSTEEVESNSSSAELDKEINVGKICLEVTRLLLSPNERLFSLTTQFPVTPSCQVQYVPLAVPMFSEQGIIISLQTTFQVAGIPIPLPVSPVPFSMPEPASSSPSHLTLAFSEHFYTSLFFALEIAGAFNMTLLSPLTTNTLAQKIPQMASLFQEDVPVILQAVFRSTPRVELEEGKAALKLFLTVHIGASPAAFQSFLSLSVDMSAGLLLSVVDMKMKITAATIEGTELSLAASDVGSVPDAVLEEMFLPTVRQEVPAQLNAVLSEGIFLPHISGFTYTDVRVVTHRDYVLVPCNLQLQERIGERSHSR, from the exons ATGGGAAGGGTGAATAAAACAAAGGGTCCAGCCGggggccctgctgccagccccctgccagcccctgccccgccAGCGAGGGTACAAAAGGCAGCGgcggccctgggcagcccgcggcaggaggaggctgagctgcaggatgggcaggcacagcagcacaggtacAGCTGCGCTCGCAAGCTGGGCAGCCGGGGggggctggctcctgctgcccgGGGGGGCTCTGCCGGCTTGGCTCCCACCGCAggggggctggcagaagtgcccACCTGGCTcgctgggtgccctgcttcatCCCAgcgggacagcgactccacag gcGCCGAGGCGGCGAAGCTCTGCACCCTGAGCGTCCTGCTGAGCCTGctggcccctgcccagcccaacAGGTCGCCCGACTGTGGGGGCATCCTCACCCCATCGGGACTGAGCTACT TTGCTGAAGTTTCGAAGCCCCACACGGAGGCagtgctcaggcagcagctggtggcagaCTCTGACCTGTTTGTCAGCCCCTCGAAGCCCAGCAG gaacCAGGTCACCTCAGTCAATGTCTCCAGGCTGGCCCTGTCCCTTGTGCCCCATGCAGGGCTGCGGCTGAGCATCGACGCAGACCTGGGCATCTCCTCTGCCCT ctcaCCCAGCAGAGTGGTGAAGTTGTCCATCCTGGCTGACCTCCACGTGGAGATGAACCTGGAGGGGAACATGGAGCTGGTGACCTCCTCCTGCAAACCCACCGTGGAGGGCACAGGGAGCAGCACCGAGGAGGTGGAGAG CAACTCCTCTAGTGCAGAGCTGGACAAGGAGATCAACGTGGGCAAG ATTTGCCTGGAAGtgaccaggctgctgctctcccccaaCGAGAGGCTCTTCTCCCTCACAA CTCAGTTCCCGGTGACACCCAGCTGCCAGGTGCAGTACgtgcccctggctgtgcccatgTTCTCTGAGCAGGGCATCATCATATCCTTGCAA ACGACTTTCCAGGTGGCAGGAATTCCCATCCCCCTGCCAGTCAGCCCCGTGCCCTTCAGCATGCCCGagccagccagctccagcccttcacACCTCACCCTGGCCTTCTCTGAGCACTTCTACACCAGCCTCTTCTTCGCCCTGGAGATTGCTGGAGCCTTCAACATGACCTTGCTG AGCCCCCTGACCACCAACACCTTGGCCCAGAAAATCCCTCAG ATGGCGTCCCTCTTCCAGGAAGATGTGCCAGTGATCCTGCAAGCTGTCTTCAGGAGCACACCTCGTGTGGAGCtggaggaaggcaaagcagCCCTGAAGCTCTTCCTCACCGTCCACATCGGGGCAAgcccagcagctttccagagctTCCTGAGCCTGAGCGTG GACATGTCTGCAGGACTCCTCCTCAGCGTTGTGGACATGAAGATGAAGATCACTGCAGCAACAATAGA gggtactgagctcagcctggcagcctcTGACGTGGGTTCCGTGCCG GATGCCGTGCTGGAGGAGATGTTCCTGCCCACCGTCCgccaggaggtgccagcccAGCTGAACG CGGTGCTGAGCGAAGGCATCTTCCTGCCCCACATCTCTGGCTTCACCTACACGGACGTCAGAGTCGTGACCCACAGG GACTACGTCCTGGTGCCCTgcaacctgcagctgcaggagaggatCGGAGAGCGAAGCCACAGCCGCTGA
- the LOC135188114 gene encoding BPI fold-containing family B member 3-like: MLHPLPSALLSPRGVTCPAGRVELPTLLCPPGSGRRCSGLVGTPAAWAGNHCPLCLPDVGELLAQGCFQVQLDMAKAPGPRQHRVPVLPNRAERGQQRRSRAPATLCVPIGGSQRAEPRGNVKSCAQLPAEADIGSPQLPGPKMGPSWAVLLLCSLLSPSRGFRLLPSAPRAAAAGVEQAVFQQDLPQPRAGLLGGNLLGGLLGKDGPVGGLLGKDGPVGGLLGKDGPVGGLLGKGGLLGGLLGGNGVLGGLLGADGAVGSLLGGLLDSEGVLGGVLGKGGVLDGVLGKDGLLDALLGKDGLVDSLLDAVLNLLIGKGGILARDGLVGSLLGGNGGDPAGPKIVNNSLPRISLRSLPGFGHQLGFNTQLLVETTSATGKELCLQVEADADLLVQDKWAAPQSARDCQAVDISIRFRPKVPLLEQPLQRLLADALREKGCNILNARLGVLSSLLRPGSPALPLGALGDLPPFSITSGDSVQMDLDLPPPTQTSDWVTVRDPGTGSAEGSPLRATLLLATGRPPRLSLPQQALGALLEQSQEHGDFDLNITNHLGNADAHLQGQVPNSLSLSTAALFPFIPQLSRVLPGSLPLELHLRVAKKPEVAVRGRGATATLGASIAVVVPALQKGQRPLFSLDADITLSIVPSVQDGRLRISLALDSISLTRAPPRLDPASASSLAEWLKQVLASAYVPGIDDALSVSVPLPSFLSTNLRNVQVDITDAEPSSWQSSLAGSCPSGTPSRLLA; encoded by the exons ATGCTCCaccctctgccttctgccctgctctccccCAGAGGTGTGACCTGTCCTGCAGGGAGGGTTGAGCTGCCCACGTTGCTGTGCCCCCCCggcagtggcaggaggtgttcagggcttgTTGGAAcacctgcagcctgggcaggcaaCCATTGTCCTTTGTGCCTGCCTGACGTGGGTGAGTTATTGGCCCAGGGCTGCTTCCAGGTCCAGCTTGACATGGCCAAAGCTCCTGGCCCTCGCCAGCACCGTGTTCCTGTCCTTCCCAACAGGGCAgagagaggccagcagaggagaagcagagctccagccaCGTTGTGTGTCCCCAttggaggcagccagagagcagagccaagaggaaacgtgaagagctgtgcccagctgcccgCTGAGG CTGATATTGGCTCCCCACAGTTACCAGGACCAAAGATGGGTCCCTCCTGGgcagttctgctgctctgcagcctgctgagcccTTCCCGAGGCTTTcgcctcctgccctctgctccccgCGCGGCCGCAGCAG GTGTTGAGCAAGCAGTGTTCCAGCaggacctcccccagccccgggCTGGCCTCCTTGGTGGCAACCTGCTCGGTGGTCTCCTTGGCAAAGATGGTCCTGTTGGAGGTCTCCTTG GCAAAGATGGTCCTGTTGGAGGCCTCCTTGGCAAAGATGGTCCTGTTGGCGGCCTCCTTGGCAAAGGTGGTCTCCTTGGTG GTCTCCTTGGTGGAAATGGTGTccttggtggcctcctgggAGCAGATGGTGCTGTTGGCAGCCTCCTTGGTGGTCTCCTTGACAGCGAAGGTGTGCTCGGGGGTGTCCTTGGCAAAGGTGGAGTCCTGGATGGTGTCCTTGGCAAGGATGGTCTGCTGGATGCCCTCCTTGGCAAGGATGGGCTGGTTGATAGCCTCCTTGATGCTGTCCTCAACCTCCTGATTGGCAAAGGAGGGATCCTCGCCAGAGATGGCCTCGTTGGTAGTCTCCTTGGTGGGAATGGTGGAGACCCTGCAGG GCCAAAAATTGTGAACAACTCCCTGCCCAGGATCAGCCTGCGCTCCCTGCCGGGCTTCGGGCACCAGCTGGGCTTCAACACACAGCTGCTGGTCGAGACCACCAG CGCGACAGGcaaggagctctgcctgcaggtggAAGCTGATGCGGACCTGCTGGTGCAGGACAAGTGGGCAGCGCCCCAGAGTGCCAGGGACTGCCAGGCTGTGGACATCAGCATCCGCTTCAG gcCCAAGGTgccactgctggagcagccctTGCAGCGCCTCCTGGCTGATGCCCTGCGTGAGAAG ggctgcaaCATCCTCAACGCCAGGCTCGGTGTCTTGAGCTCCCTGCTCAGACCTGGCAGCC CTGCGCTCCCGCTGGGGGCTCTGGGAgaccttcctcccttctccatCACCAGTGGTGACTCCGTGCAGATGGATCTGGACCTGCCCCCCCCAACCCAGACCTCTGACTGG GTCACTGTCAGGGacccagggacaggctctgcagaggggagcCCTCTCCgtgccaccctgctgctggccactggCCGCCCACCACGGCTCAGCCTCCCCCAGCAAGCCcttggtgccctgctggagcagagccaggagcatgGAGACTTTGACCTCAACATCACCAACCACCTGGGCAATGCTGatgcacacctccagggccag GTACCCAACAGCCTCTCGctgtccacagctgctctgttccCGTTCATCCCCCAG ctctccagggtCCTGCCTGGCTCTCTGCCGCTGGAGCTGCACCTGCGAGTGGCCAAGAAGCCGGAGGTGGCCGTGAGGGGTCGAGGAGCCACTGCCACCCTCGGAGCCTCCATTGCCGTGGTGGTGCCTGCCCTGCAGAAGGGCCAGAggcctctcttctccctggatGCG GACATCACTCTGAGCATCGTGCCCTCGGTGCAGGACGGCAGGCTCAGGATCTCCCTGGCTCTGGACAG CATCAGCCTGACCCGGGCGCCCCCGAGGCTGGACCCTGCCTCT GCCTCCTCgctggcagagtggctgaagcaGGTCCTCGCCTCTGCCTACGTGCCTGGCATCGACG ATGCCTTGAGTGTGTCAGTTCCTctgcccagcttcctcagcaccaaCCTCAGGAACGTCCAAGTGGACATCACTGAT GCTGAGCcctccagctggcagagctctctggcaggctcctgccccagcGGCACCCCCAGCCGGCTCCTGGCCTGA